In a single window of the Phycisphaerales bacterium genome:
- a CDS encoding TrbC/VirB2 family protein has translation MTHSKTLALTWQACLLMLAGVAIVLMPDLAFAGQDTPMGSVLCTVVQWFTGNTGKGLATIAITIIGIGALLGKVSWGMAIIVGIGVAIVFGAAGIVNALGAQYSGDCTI, from the coding sequence ATGACTCACTCCAAGACTCTTGCATTAACATGGCAGGCCTGCCTGTTGATGCTCGCCGGCGTGGCGATCGTGCTCATGCCGGACCTGGCCTTCGCGGGCCAGGACACACCGATGGGCAGCGTGCTCTGCACGGTGGTCCAGTGGTTCACCGGCAATACCGGTAAGGGCCTGGCGACTATCGCGATCACCATCATCGGCATCGGCGCCCTCCTGGGCAAGGTGTCGTGGGGCATGGCGATCATCGTCGGTATTGGCGTCGCCATCGTGTTCGGCGCCGCCGGCATCGTGAACGCGCTCGGAGCTCAATACTCCGGCGACTGCACGATCTAG
- a CDS encoding transposase, producing MPFAFYSHGRYHSIPGTAYAALDTPASVWHGRSMARGKPRLHRLDRAGERQRRARAAELFARGCTQAEVARLVGVSRMTASRWHRKWKIEGGDALPVAGRTGCKPKLADEELARLEPLLLAGPVACGFDSQRWTLARVAELIRREFGVAYHPSQVQKILNALGWFHRPRGRPKRGAKTGTGPFAWRKRTRRVKGRRGGRPADV from the coding sequence ATGCCGTTCGCATTCTACTCGCACGGGCGGTATCACTCGATCCCAGGCACTGCGTATGCCGCGCTGGACACGCCCGCCAGCGTGTGGCATGGTCGCTCCATGGCCAGGGGAAAGCCCAGACTCCACCGCCTCGACCGCGCCGGAGAGCGGCAGCGCCGTGCCCGGGCCGCGGAACTCTTCGCCCGCGGCTGCACGCAGGCGGAGGTAGCGCGCCTGGTGGGCGTCAGCCGCATGACCGCTTCACGCTGGCACCGCAAGTGGAAGATCGAGGGCGGGGATGCGCTTCCAGTCGCCGGGCGCACCGGCTGCAAGCCCAAGCTGGCCGACGAGGAGCTGGCGCGGCTGGAGCCGCTGCTGCTCGCCGGGCCGGTCGCCTGCGGCTTCGATTCGCAGCGATGGACACTCGCCCGAGTCGCCGAACTCATCCGGCGCGAGTTCGGCGTCGCCTACCACCCCAGCCAGGTGCAGAAGATCCTCAACGCGCTCGGTTGGTTCCACCGTCCGCGCGGGCGTCCGAAGCGCGGCGCCAAGACGGGAACCGGCCCGTTCGCCTGGCGGAAGCGGACTCGCAGGGTGAAAGGCCGGCGGGGCGGCAGGCCGGCAGATGTGTGA
- a CDS encoding sigma-70 family RNA polymerase sigma factor, translated as MDEPPGELTRLLGDDSLDAAEKARRLMPLVYQELRAFAQARLNEERTGHTLTATALVHETYMRMFGGGEVPWRSRAHFFDAAGTAMRRILIDYARERGALKRGGGHERMHLDAVATLAAADGQAVEYMALEEALQELERHDERAARAVMLRFYAGLTNAEAAEVLGVSERTVKYEWEFARAWLARRLDGDDDRERP; from the coding sequence ATGGACGAACCCCCGGGTGAACTGACGCGATTGCTGGGCGATGACTCGCTCGACGCGGCGGAGAAGGCGCGACGCCTGATGCCGCTGGTGTACCAGGAGCTGCGCGCCTTTGCGCAGGCGCGGCTCAACGAGGAACGCACCGGCCACACGCTCACGGCGACCGCTCTCGTTCATGAAACATACATGAGGATGTTCGGGGGCGGCGAGGTTCCCTGGCGGAGCCGGGCGCACTTCTTCGACGCGGCCGGCACGGCCATGCGCCGGATTCTCATCGACTACGCGCGGGAGCGCGGCGCGCTCAAGCGTGGCGGCGGCCACGAACGAATGCACCTTGACGCCGTCGCGACACTGGCCGCGGCGGACGGACAGGCCGTCGAGTACATGGCGCTCGAAGAAGCGCTCCAGGAGTTGGAACGCCACGATGAAAGGGCGGCCCGGGCTGTGATGTTGAGGTTTTACGCCGGTCTGACGAACGCGGAAGCGGCCGAAGTGCTCGGCGTCTCGGAGCGAACTGTGAAGTACGAGTGGGAGTTCGCACGGGCCTGGCTGGCCAGACGGCTCGATGGGGATGACGATCGGGAGCGGCCATGA